The Humulus lupulus chromosome 3, drHumLupu1.1, whole genome shotgun sequence genome window below encodes:
- the LOC133821531 gene encoding uncharacterized protein LOC133821531, with protein MDSDDFFEHYQTAAAASVPKDSKRARGESSKAPSKKARTEDTPGAGPSKENTTPPPPTEKSSPAPANPQPSSRAAGRETLDNASEGSLSNLVVGSARERIYTLSKHRRSQTTINEIASMTADQIINRGLNEIVSGLLAGAALGRWFLASRTLTPGLLSPSKHLRMRRKSCSKRTRSWLS; from the exons atggactctgatgACTTCTTCGAGCACTACCAAACCGCTGCTGCTGCCTCTGTCCCGAAGGATagcaaaagggctcgaggggaaagcagtaaGGCcccctcaaagaaggctcgaacagaggacacTCCCGGCGCTGGCCCCTCTAAAGAGAACACGACACCTCCGCCTCCCACCGAAAAATCGTCGCCTGCTCCTGCGAATCCACAACCCTCTTCTAGGGCTGCTGGTAGAGAGACTCTGGACAATGcctccgaaggctccctgtccaacCTCGTGGTTGGGTCGGCCAGGGAAAGAATCTACACGCTCTCCAAGCACAGGCGCAGCCAGACCACCATCAATGAAATCGCCTCAATGACGGCCGACCAGATCATCAACCGAGGGTTGAACGAAATAGTCAGC GGACTGCTGGCTGGCGCTGCATTGGGGCGCTGGTTTCTCGCGagcagaactttgactccaggcttgctcagtccaagcaagcacttgaggatgagaagaaaaagCTGCTCGAAGAGAACAAGGAGTTGGCTAAGCTGA